From the Brachyhypopomus gauderio isolate BG-103 unplaced genomic scaffold, BGAUD_0.2 sc102, whole genome shotgun sequence genome, one window contains:
- the add1 gene encoding alpha-adducin isoform X10 → MNGDSGAGVVTAAPPTNIPHKERYFDRVDESSPDYQRERNMAPDLRQDFNMMEQRKRVSMILQSPAFCEELETLIQDQMKKGKNPTSLLALQQIADIMTTSVPTMYPAAPQGGMAALNMSLGMVTPVNDLRGSDSIAYEKGEKLLRCKLAAFYRLADLFGWSQLIYNHLTVRLNSEQERFLILPFGLLYSEVSASSLVKINLQGEMVDRGSTNLGVNQAGFTLHSAIYAARPDVKCIVHIHTPAGAAVSAMKCGLLPISPEALSLGEVAYHDYHGILVDDEEKVLIQKNLGPRSKVLILRNHGLLSVGETVEEAFYYIHNLVTACEIQVRTLASAGGPDNLVMLDPGKYKARPLHPEPAGDGTSPHPRWQVGEQEFEALMRMLDNLGYRTGYPYRCPALRDKAKKYSDVEIPPSATGSSFAEDSDSGARSPLKHSFQRQQRDKCRWLNAGRPDEALDESLEGDSPKAKTKVWTNITHDHVKPLLQSLSSGVCVPSCITDCLWTKEESLRQAAVANQFVPLNTNPKEVQEMRNKIREQNLQDIKTAGPQSQVLTGAVVDRSFVQGELVTASKAIIEKEYQPRVIVSKTGPNPFNKLTDQELEEYRKEVELKQKGEEAQVEESVSSVASVAGEVPSPPASHHGTEELQTPGAPFSSTIPSRSAESGSGRDSPSLPPASPQEFHCAVLKALSVTSELSEHAQTAPDSQVTDQPQEPDLVGQNPSPTHTPPSTPIRAEDGDGNAKEYLLP, encoded by the exons ATGAACGGAGATTCAGGCGCAGGGGTGGTGACGGCCGCCCCCCCCACCAACATACCCCACAAGGAGCGTTACTTCGACCGGGTGGACGAAAGCAGCCCGGACtaccagagagagaggaacatggCCCCCGATCTTCGTCAAGACTTCAACATGATGGAACAGAGGAAGAGGGTCTCCATGATACTGCAGAGCCCG GCCTTCTGCGAGGAGCTGGAGACCCTGATCCAGGATCAGATGAAGAAGGGGAAGAACCCCACCAGTCTGCTGGCCCTGCAGCAAATCGCCGACATCATGACCACCAGTGTCCCCACCATGTACCCTGCTGCCCCGCAGGGGGGCATGGCTGCCCTCAACATGA gtctgGGTATGGTGACCCCTGTGAATGACCTCAGAGGGTCAGACTCCATTGCCTATGAGAAAGGAGAGAAACTGCTGCGATGTAAACTGGCCGCGTTCTACCGTCTGGCAGACCTGTTTGGCTGGTCCCAGCTTATCTACAACCACTTAACG GTCAGGCTCAACTCTGAACAGGAGCGCTTCCTGATTCTCCCCTTTGGCCTTCTGTACAGTGAAGTCTCCGCCTCCAGCCTG gTGAAGATTAACCTGCAGGGGGAGATGGTGGACAGAGGCAGCACCAACCTGGGTGTGAACCAGGCCGGCTTCACGCTGCACTCTGCCATCTACGCCGCCCGGCCCGACGTCAAGTGCATcgtgcacatccacacacctgcGGGCGCCGCG GTGTCTGCGATGAAGTGTGGCCTCCTACCAATTTCTCCCGAGGCTCTGTCTCTGGGCGAGGTGGCCTACCATGACTACCATGGCATTCTGGTGGACGATGAAGAGAAAGTCCTCATACAGAAGAACCTCGGACCCAGGAGCAAG GTACTGATTCTGCGTAACCATGGCTTGCTGTCAGTAGGGGAGACGGTAGAAGAAGCTTTTTACTACATTCACAACCTGGTGACGGCCTGTGAGATACAG GTGCGCACCCTGGCGAGCGCAGGTGGTCCTGATAACCTGGTGATGTTGGACCCGGGGAAGTACAAAGCCCGTCCTCTTCACCCTGAGCCGGCGGGAGACGGGACGAGCCCACATCCCAGATGGCAGGTCGGGGAGCAGGAGTTCGAAGCCCTCATGCGGATGCTGGATAACCTG GGCTACAGGACCGGCTACCCGTACCGCTGCCCTGCCCTGCGTGACAAAGCTAAAAAGTACAGCGATGTGGAGATCCCGCCCTCTGCCACGGGCTCCTCGTTCGCGGAGGACAGTGACTCGGGCGCTCGCTCTCCGCTGAAGCACAGCTTCCAGCGGCAGCAGAGAGACAAGTGTCGCTGGCTGAACGCCGGCCGGCCGGACGAGGCGTTAGACGAGAGCCTGGAGGGCGACAGCCCCAAGGCGAAGACTAAGGTGTGGACGAACATAACACACGATCACGTCAAACCCTTGCTGCAGTCTCTCTCGTCCGGTGTCTGCGTGCCAAGCTGTATAACCGACTGCTTG TGGACCAAAGAGGAGAGTCTTCGACAGGCTGCAGTGGCCAATCAGTTTGTTCCGCTCAACACGAATCCCAAAGAGGTCCAGGAGATGCGCAACAAG ATCCGAGAGCAGAACCTGCAGGATATTAAGACTGCTGGTCCACAATCACAGGTGCTTACAGGGGCAGTGGTGGACCGTTCCTTCGTCCAG GGAGAACTGGTCACAGCCTCCAAAGCCATTATAGAGAAGGAGTATCAACCTCGTGTGATCGTAAGCAAGACTGGACCAAACCCCTTCAACAAGCTCACTGACCAGGAACTTGAGGAGTACCGCAAagaggtggagctcaagcagaAAGGCGAAGAAG CACAGGTTGAAGAGTCTGTCAGCTCAGTGGCCTCAGTGGCGGGGGAGGTCCCCAGTCCTCCTGCCTCCCACCACGGTACGGAGGAGCTTCAGACCCCAGGGGCCCCTTTTTCCTCCACTATCCCCAGCCGAAGTGCGGAGTCAGGGTCAGGAAGGGACagtccctctcttcctcctgcgTCTCCACAGGAGTTTCACTGTGCAGTGCTGAAAGCCCTCAGTGTCACCTCCGAGCTTTCTGAACATGCTCAGACTGCTCCCGACAGCCAAGTCACAG ATCAGCCACAGGAGCCAGACCTGGTGGGCCAGAACCCgagccccacccacacccctcccaGCACGCCCATCCGAGCAGAAGATG GAGATGGAAATGCAAAAGAGTACCTGTTACCATAG
- the add1 gene encoding alpha-adducin isoform X12: MNGDSGAGVVTAAPPTNIPHKERYFDRVDESSPDYQRERNMAPDLRQDFNMMEQRKRVSMILQSPAFCEELETLIQDQMKKGKNPTSLLALQQIADIMTTSVPTMYPAAPQGGMAALNMSLGMVTPVNDLRGSDSIAYEKGEKLLRCKLAAFYRLADLFGWSQLIYNHLTVRLNSEQERFLILPFGLLYSEVSASSLVKINLQGEMVDRGSTNLGVNQAGFTLHSAIYAARPDVKCIVHIHTPAGAAVSAMKCGLLPISPEALSLGEVAYHDYHGILVDDEEKVLIQKNLGPRSKVLILRNHGLLSVGETVEEAFYYIHNLVTACEIQVRTLASAGGPDNLVMLDPGKYKARPLHPEPAGDGTSPHPRWQVGEQEFEALMRMLDNLGYRTGYPYRCPALRDKAKKYSDVEIPPSATGSSFAEDSDSGARSPLKHSFQRQQRDKCRWLNAGRPDEALDESLEGDSPKAKTKWTKEESLRQAAVANQFVPLNTNPKEVQEMRNKIREQNLQDIKTAGPQSQVLTGAVVDRSFVQGELVTASKAIIEKEYQPRVIVSKTGPNPFNKLTDQELEEYRKEVELKQKGEEAQVEESVSSVASVAGEVPSPPASHHGTEELQTPGAPFSSTIPSRSAESGSGRDSPSLPPASPQEFHCAVLKALSVTSELSEHAQTAPDSQVTDQPQEPDLVGQNPSPTHTPPSTPIRAEDGDGNAKEYLLP; this comes from the exons ATGAACGGAGATTCAGGCGCAGGGGTGGTGACGGCCGCCCCCCCCACCAACATACCCCACAAGGAGCGTTACTTCGACCGGGTGGACGAAAGCAGCCCGGACtaccagagagagaggaacatggCCCCCGATCTTCGTCAAGACTTCAACATGATGGAACAGAGGAAGAGGGTCTCCATGATACTGCAGAGCCCG GCCTTCTGCGAGGAGCTGGAGACCCTGATCCAGGATCAGATGAAGAAGGGGAAGAACCCCACCAGTCTGCTGGCCCTGCAGCAAATCGCCGACATCATGACCACCAGTGTCCCCACCATGTACCCTGCTGCCCCGCAGGGGGGCATGGCTGCCCTCAACATGA gtctgGGTATGGTGACCCCTGTGAATGACCTCAGAGGGTCAGACTCCATTGCCTATGAGAAAGGAGAGAAACTGCTGCGATGTAAACTGGCCGCGTTCTACCGTCTGGCAGACCTGTTTGGCTGGTCCCAGCTTATCTACAACCACTTAACG GTCAGGCTCAACTCTGAACAGGAGCGCTTCCTGATTCTCCCCTTTGGCCTTCTGTACAGTGAAGTCTCCGCCTCCAGCCTG gTGAAGATTAACCTGCAGGGGGAGATGGTGGACAGAGGCAGCACCAACCTGGGTGTGAACCAGGCCGGCTTCACGCTGCACTCTGCCATCTACGCCGCCCGGCCCGACGTCAAGTGCATcgtgcacatccacacacctgcGGGCGCCGCG GTGTCTGCGATGAAGTGTGGCCTCCTACCAATTTCTCCCGAGGCTCTGTCTCTGGGCGAGGTGGCCTACCATGACTACCATGGCATTCTGGTGGACGATGAAGAGAAAGTCCTCATACAGAAGAACCTCGGACCCAGGAGCAAG GTACTGATTCTGCGTAACCATGGCTTGCTGTCAGTAGGGGAGACGGTAGAAGAAGCTTTTTACTACATTCACAACCTGGTGACGGCCTGTGAGATACAG GTGCGCACCCTGGCGAGCGCAGGTGGTCCTGATAACCTGGTGATGTTGGACCCGGGGAAGTACAAAGCCCGTCCTCTTCACCCTGAGCCGGCGGGAGACGGGACGAGCCCACATCCCAGATGGCAGGTCGGGGAGCAGGAGTTCGAAGCCCTCATGCGGATGCTGGATAACCTG GGCTACAGGACCGGCTACCCGTACCGCTGCCCTGCCCTGCGTGACAAAGCTAAAAAGTACAGCGATGTGGAGATCCCGCCCTCTGCCACGGGCTCCTCGTTCGCGGAGGACAGTGACTCGGGCGCTCGCTCTCCGCTGAAGCACAGCTTCCAGCGGCAGCAGAGAGACAAGTGTCGCTGGCTGAACGCCGGCCGGCCGGACGAGGCGTTAGACGAGAGCCTGGAGGGCGACAGCCCCAAGGCGAAGACTAAG TGGACCAAAGAGGAGAGTCTTCGACAGGCTGCAGTGGCCAATCAGTTTGTTCCGCTCAACACGAATCCCAAAGAGGTCCAGGAGATGCGCAACAAG ATCCGAGAGCAGAACCTGCAGGATATTAAGACTGCTGGTCCACAATCACAGGTGCTTACAGGGGCAGTGGTGGACCGTTCCTTCGTCCAG GGAGAACTGGTCACAGCCTCCAAAGCCATTATAGAGAAGGAGTATCAACCTCGTGTGATCGTAAGCAAGACTGGACCAAACCCCTTCAACAAGCTCACTGACCAGGAACTTGAGGAGTACCGCAAagaggtggagctcaagcagaAAGGCGAAGAAG CACAGGTTGAAGAGTCTGTCAGCTCAGTGGCCTCAGTGGCGGGGGAGGTCCCCAGTCCTCCTGCCTCCCACCACGGTACGGAGGAGCTTCAGACCCCAGGGGCCCCTTTTTCCTCCACTATCCCCAGCCGAAGTGCGGAGTCAGGGTCAGGAAGGGACagtccctctcttcctcctgcgTCTCCACAGGAGTTTCACTGTGCAGTGCTGAAAGCCCTCAGTGTCACCTCCGAGCTTTCTGAACATGCTCAGACTGCTCCCGACAGCCAAGTCACAG ATCAGCCACAGGAGCCAGACCTGGTGGGCCAGAACCCgagccccacccacacccctcccaGCACGCCCATCCGAGCAGAAGATG GAGATGGAAATGCAAAAGAGTACCTGTTACCATAG
- the add1 gene encoding alpha-adducin isoform X7, translating to MNGDSGAGVVTAAPPTNIPHKERYFDRVDESSPDYQRERNMAPDLRQDFNMMEQRKRVSMILQSPAFCEELETLIQDQMKKGKNPTSLLALQQIADIMTTSVPTMYPAAPQGGMAALNMSLGMVTPVNDLRGSDSIAYEKGEKLLRCKLAAFYRLADLFGWSQLIYNHLTVRLNSEQERFLILPFGLLYSEVSASSLVKINLQGEMVDRGSTNLGVNQAGFTLHSAIYAARPDVKCIVHIHTPAGAAVSAMKCGLLPISPEALSLGEVAYHDYHGILVDDEEKVLIQKNLGPRSKVLILRNHGLLSVGETVEEAFYYIHNLVTACEIQVRTLASAGGPDNLVMLDPGKYKARPLHPEPAGDGTSPHPRWQVGEQEFEALMRMLDNLGYRTGYPYRCPALRDKAKKYSDVEIPPSATGSSFAEDSDSGARSPLKHSFQRQQRDKCRWLNAGRPDEALDESLEGDSPKAKTKVWTNITHDHVKPLLQSLSSGVCVPSCITDCLWTKEESLRQAAVANQFVPLNTNPKEVQEMRNKIREQNLQDIKTAGPQSQVLTGAVVDRSFVQRTTIWHDAPLSDCLESIDGLDLSDSLSPARSVRKGELVTASKAIIEKEYQPRVIVSKTGPNPFNKLTDQELEEYRKEVELKQKGEEAQVEESVSSVASVAGEVPSPPASHHGTEELQTPGAPFSSTIPSRSAESGSGRDSPSLPPASPQEFHCAVLKALSVTSELSEHAQTAPDSQVTDQPQEPDLVGQNPSPTHTPPSTPIRAEDGDGNAKEYLLP from the exons ATGAACGGAGATTCAGGCGCAGGGGTGGTGACGGCCGCCCCCCCCACCAACATACCCCACAAGGAGCGTTACTTCGACCGGGTGGACGAAAGCAGCCCGGACtaccagagagagaggaacatggCCCCCGATCTTCGTCAAGACTTCAACATGATGGAACAGAGGAAGAGGGTCTCCATGATACTGCAGAGCCCG GCCTTCTGCGAGGAGCTGGAGACCCTGATCCAGGATCAGATGAAGAAGGGGAAGAACCCCACCAGTCTGCTGGCCCTGCAGCAAATCGCCGACATCATGACCACCAGTGTCCCCACCATGTACCCTGCTGCCCCGCAGGGGGGCATGGCTGCCCTCAACATGA gtctgGGTATGGTGACCCCTGTGAATGACCTCAGAGGGTCAGACTCCATTGCCTATGAGAAAGGAGAGAAACTGCTGCGATGTAAACTGGCCGCGTTCTACCGTCTGGCAGACCTGTTTGGCTGGTCCCAGCTTATCTACAACCACTTAACG GTCAGGCTCAACTCTGAACAGGAGCGCTTCCTGATTCTCCCCTTTGGCCTTCTGTACAGTGAAGTCTCCGCCTCCAGCCTG gTGAAGATTAACCTGCAGGGGGAGATGGTGGACAGAGGCAGCACCAACCTGGGTGTGAACCAGGCCGGCTTCACGCTGCACTCTGCCATCTACGCCGCCCGGCCCGACGTCAAGTGCATcgtgcacatccacacacctgcGGGCGCCGCG GTGTCTGCGATGAAGTGTGGCCTCCTACCAATTTCTCCCGAGGCTCTGTCTCTGGGCGAGGTGGCCTACCATGACTACCATGGCATTCTGGTGGACGATGAAGAGAAAGTCCTCATACAGAAGAACCTCGGACCCAGGAGCAAG GTACTGATTCTGCGTAACCATGGCTTGCTGTCAGTAGGGGAGACGGTAGAAGAAGCTTTTTACTACATTCACAACCTGGTGACGGCCTGTGAGATACAG GTGCGCACCCTGGCGAGCGCAGGTGGTCCTGATAACCTGGTGATGTTGGACCCGGGGAAGTACAAAGCCCGTCCTCTTCACCCTGAGCCGGCGGGAGACGGGACGAGCCCACATCCCAGATGGCAGGTCGGGGAGCAGGAGTTCGAAGCCCTCATGCGGATGCTGGATAACCTG GGCTACAGGACCGGCTACCCGTACCGCTGCCCTGCCCTGCGTGACAAAGCTAAAAAGTACAGCGATGTGGAGATCCCGCCCTCTGCCACGGGCTCCTCGTTCGCGGAGGACAGTGACTCGGGCGCTCGCTCTCCGCTGAAGCACAGCTTCCAGCGGCAGCAGAGAGACAAGTGTCGCTGGCTGAACGCCGGCCGGCCGGACGAGGCGTTAGACGAGAGCCTGGAGGGCGACAGCCCCAAGGCGAAGACTAAGGTGTGGACGAACATAACACACGATCACGTCAAACCCTTGCTGCAGTCTCTCTCGTCCGGTGTCTGCGTGCCAAGCTGTATAACCGACTGCTTG TGGACCAAAGAGGAGAGTCTTCGACAGGCTGCAGTGGCCAATCAGTTTGTTCCGCTCAACACGAATCCCAAAGAGGTCCAGGAGATGCGCAACAAG ATCCGAGAGCAGAACCTGCAGGATATTAAGACTGCTGGTCCACAATCACAGGTGCTTACAGGGGCAGTGGTGGACCGTTCCTTCGTCCAG AGGACGACTATCTGGCAT GATGCTCCTCTGTCTGACTGTTTGGAGTCTATCGATGGTCTTGACCTCTCAGACAGCTTAAGTCCTGCTAGGTCTGTTAGAAAG GGAGAACTGGTCACAGCCTCCAAAGCCATTATAGAGAAGGAGTATCAACCTCGTGTGATCGTAAGCAAGACTGGACCAAACCCCTTCAACAAGCTCACTGACCAGGAACTTGAGGAGTACCGCAAagaggtggagctcaagcagaAAGGCGAAGAAG CACAGGTTGAAGAGTCTGTCAGCTCAGTGGCCTCAGTGGCGGGGGAGGTCCCCAGTCCTCCTGCCTCCCACCACGGTACGGAGGAGCTTCAGACCCCAGGGGCCCCTTTTTCCTCCACTATCCCCAGCCGAAGTGCGGAGTCAGGGTCAGGAAGGGACagtccctctcttcctcctgcgTCTCCACAGGAGTTTCACTGTGCAGTGCTGAAAGCCCTCAGTGTCACCTCCGAGCTTTCTGAACATGCTCAGACTGCTCCCGACAGCCAAGTCACAG ATCAGCCACAGGAGCCAGACCTGGTGGGCCAGAACCCgagccccacccacacccctcccaGCACGCCCATCCGAGCAGAAGATG GAGATGGAAATGCAAAAGAGTACCTGTTACCATAG
- the add1 gene encoding alpha-adducin isoform X11 translates to MNGDSGAGVVTAAPPTNIPHKERYFDRVDESSPDYQRERNMAPDLRQDFNMMEQRKRVSMILQSPAFCEELETLIQDQMKKGKNPTSLLALQQIADIMTTSVPTMYPAAPQGGMAALNMSLGMVTPVNDLRGSDSIAYEKGEKLLRCKLAAFYRLADLFGWSQLIYNHLTVRLNSEQERFLILPFGLLYSEVSASSLVKINLQGEMVDRGSTNLGVNQAGFTLHSAIYAARPDVKCIVHIHTPAGAAVSAMKCGLLPISPEALSLGEVAYHDYHGILVDDEEKVLIQKNLGPRSKVLILRNHGLLSVGETVEEAFYYIHNLVTACEIQVRTLASAGGPDNLVMLDPGKYKARPLHPEPAGDGTSPHPRWQVGEQEFEALMRMLDNLGYRTGYPYRCPALRDKAKKYSDVEIPPSATGSSFAEDSDSGARSPLKHSFQRQQRDKCRWLNAGRPDEALDESLEGDSPKAKTKWTKEESLRQAAVANQFVPLNTNPKEVQEMRNKIREQNLQDIKTAGPQSQVLTGAVVDRSFVQRTTIWHDAPLSDCLESIDGLDLSDSLSPARSVRKGELVTASKAIIEKEYQPRVIVSKTGPNPFNKLTDQELEEYRKEVELKQKGEEAQVEESVSSVASVAGEVPSPPASHHGTEELQTPGAPFSSTIPSRSAESGSGRDSPSLPPASPQEFHCAVLKALSVTSELSEHAQTAPDSQVTDQPQEPDLVGQNPSPTHTPPSTPIRAEDGDGNAKEYLLP, encoded by the exons ATGAACGGAGATTCAGGCGCAGGGGTGGTGACGGCCGCCCCCCCCACCAACATACCCCACAAGGAGCGTTACTTCGACCGGGTGGACGAAAGCAGCCCGGACtaccagagagagaggaacatggCCCCCGATCTTCGTCAAGACTTCAACATGATGGAACAGAGGAAGAGGGTCTCCATGATACTGCAGAGCCCG GCCTTCTGCGAGGAGCTGGAGACCCTGATCCAGGATCAGATGAAGAAGGGGAAGAACCCCACCAGTCTGCTGGCCCTGCAGCAAATCGCCGACATCATGACCACCAGTGTCCCCACCATGTACCCTGCTGCCCCGCAGGGGGGCATGGCTGCCCTCAACATGA gtctgGGTATGGTGACCCCTGTGAATGACCTCAGAGGGTCAGACTCCATTGCCTATGAGAAAGGAGAGAAACTGCTGCGATGTAAACTGGCCGCGTTCTACCGTCTGGCAGACCTGTTTGGCTGGTCCCAGCTTATCTACAACCACTTAACG GTCAGGCTCAACTCTGAACAGGAGCGCTTCCTGATTCTCCCCTTTGGCCTTCTGTACAGTGAAGTCTCCGCCTCCAGCCTG gTGAAGATTAACCTGCAGGGGGAGATGGTGGACAGAGGCAGCACCAACCTGGGTGTGAACCAGGCCGGCTTCACGCTGCACTCTGCCATCTACGCCGCCCGGCCCGACGTCAAGTGCATcgtgcacatccacacacctgcGGGCGCCGCG GTGTCTGCGATGAAGTGTGGCCTCCTACCAATTTCTCCCGAGGCTCTGTCTCTGGGCGAGGTGGCCTACCATGACTACCATGGCATTCTGGTGGACGATGAAGAGAAAGTCCTCATACAGAAGAACCTCGGACCCAGGAGCAAG GTACTGATTCTGCGTAACCATGGCTTGCTGTCAGTAGGGGAGACGGTAGAAGAAGCTTTTTACTACATTCACAACCTGGTGACGGCCTGTGAGATACAG GTGCGCACCCTGGCGAGCGCAGGTGGTCCTGATAACCTGGTGATGTTGGACCCGGGGAAGTACAAAGCCCGTCCTCTTCACCCTGAGCCGGCGGGAGACGGGACGAGCCCACATCCCAGATGGCAGGTCGGGGAGCAGGAGTTCGAAGCCCTCATGCGGATGCTGGATAACCTG GGCTACAGGACCGGCTACCCGTACCGCTGCCCTGCCCTGCGTGACAAAGCTAAAAAGTACAGCGATGTGGAGATCCCGCCCTCTGCCACGGGCTCCTCGTTCGCGGAGGACAGTGACTCGGGCGCTCGCTCTCCGCTGAAGCACAGCTTCCAGCGGCAGCAGAGAGACAAGTGTCGCTGGCTGAACGCCGGCCGGCCGGACGAGGCGTTAGACGAGAGCCTGGAGGGCGACAGCCCCAAGGCGAAGACTAAG TGGACCAAAGAGGAGAGTCTTCGACAGGCTGCAGTGGCCAATCAGTTTGTTCCGCTCAACACGAATCCCAAAGAGGTCCAGGAGATGCGCAACAAG ATCCGAGAGCAGAACCTGCAGGATATTAAGACTGCTGGTCCACAATCACAGGTGCTTACAGGGGCAGTGGTGGACCGTTCCTTCGTCCAG AGGACGACTATCTGGCAT GATGCTCCTCTGTCTGACTGTTTGGAGTCTATCGATGGTCTTGACCTCTCAGACAGCTTAAGTCCTGCTAGGTCTGTTAGAAAG GGAGAACTGGTCACAGCCTCCAAAGCCATTATAGAGAAGGAGTATCAACCTCGTGTGATCGTAAGCAAGACTGGACCAAACCCCTTCAACAAGCTCACTGACCAGGAACTTGAGGAGTACCGCAAagaggtggagctcaagcagaAAGGCGAAGAAG CACAGGTTGAAGAGTCTGTCAGCTCAGTGGCCTCAGTGGCGGGGGAGGTCCCCAGTCCTCCTGCCTCCCACCACGGTACGGAGGAGCTTCAGACCCCAGGGGCCCCTTTTTCCTCCACTATCCCCAGCCGAAGTGCGGAGTCAGGGTCAGGAAGGGACagtccctctcttcctcctgcgTCTCCACAGGAGTTTCACTGTGCAGTGCTGAAAGCCCTCAGTGTCACCTCCGAGCTTTCTGAACATGCTCAGACTGCTCCCGACAGCCAAGTCACAG ATCAGCCACAGGAGCCAGACCTGGTGGGCCAGAACCCgagccccacccacacccctcccaGCACGCCCATCCGAGCAGAAGATG GAGATGGAAATGCAAAAGAGTACCTGTTACCATAG